The DNA sequence TCCAGCTCCCCGCCCGAGAGACACGGATTGCCGACCTCGACGGCCCCCTCCTCGACGACCGGCTCACCGGTCTTGTCCGGTGAGATCCGCAACAGCAACGGCTCGCCGGTCTGCAGTGTCTCTAGGCCGTACCGGCGCACTGTCGCCTCCGCGCAGGTGCCGCCGACGAACCCTTCCATGTTGCCGTCGGCCAGCACCAGCGCGGTGTCCCCTGGGTGCGCGCTCGTCGGTCGACGAGCGCGCACCACCGTGGCCTTGACAAACGGGGCACGCCGGGCTTTCAGCTCGGCCATCCGTTGGTCGAGGACAGATCTCACTGGGGCGGCTCCACGCTTCCGTACTTCATCGCCGTCCACACCCGGCTCGGGGTCAGCGGCATGTCCACGTGGCGGACACCGATGGCGTCCATCACCGCGTTCACCACCGCGGCGGGCGAACCCACCGTCGCCGACTCACCCACACCCTTGGCCCCCAGCGGGTGGTGCGGGGACGGGGTGACGGTGTAGCCCAGCTCCCACGACGGGCACTCCAGGGCGGTCGGGAGCAGGTAGTCCATGAACGACCCGCCCAGGCAGTTGCCCTCCTCGTCGAAGCCGATGAACTCCATCAACGCCATGCCGACACCGTCGGCCAGACCGCCGTGCACCTGCCCCTCGATGATCATCGGGTTGATGCGGGTGCCACAGTCGTCGACCGCGATGAACCGACGCACCTTGACATGCCCGGTGCCGGGGTCGACGTCCACCACGCAGATGTAGGCCCCGTAGGGGTAGGTGAGGTTCGGCGGGTTGTAGACCGTCTGCGCCTCCAGGTGCCCCTCCACCCCTTCGGGCAGCTCAAGGTCACCGTGCGCGGCCAGGGCGATCTCCTGGATGGTCTTGCCCTTCTCCGGGTCGCCCTTGACGAACCAGCGCCCCTTCTCCCACTCCAGGTCCTCGGGAGACACCTCGAGCATGGCGCTCGCGATCAGCCGGGCCTTGTCCCGCACCTTGCGGGAGACGACGGCCGCGGCCGCACCCGACACCGGCATGGACCGGCTGCCGTAGGTGCCGAGTCCGAACGGGGTCTGGTCGGTGTCGCCGTGGATGACGTCGATGTCCTCCGGCGGGATGCCCAGCTCCTCGGCGACGATCTGAGCGAACGTCGTCTCATGCCCCTGGCCCTGGGTCTGCACGCTCAGCCGCAGCACCGCCTTGCCGGTCGGGTGCACACGCAGCTCGCACCCGTCGGCCATGCCCAGGCCCAGGATGTCCATGTGCTTGCGGGGCCCCGCACCCACGGCCTCGGTGAAGAACGAGATCCCGATCCCCATCAGCTCGCCGCGGGCACGCCTCTCGGCCTGCTCCTTGCGCAGCTCCTCGTACCCGGCGATGTCCATGGCCTTGCGCAGGCAGGTGGGGTAGTCCCCGGAGTCGTACACCCACCCGGTCTTGGCCTGGTAGGGGAACTGCTCAGGCCGCAGCAGGTTCTTCATGCGCAGCTCGGCCGGGTCCATGTTCAGCTCGTCGGCCAGGCAGTCGACCATGCGCTCGACCAGGTACACCGCCTCGGTGACCCGGAACGAGCAGGCGTAGGCGACGCCGCCCGGGGCCTTGTTGGTGTAGACACCGGTGACCTTGCAGTGGGCGGCCTCGAGGTCGTACGAGCCGGTGAAGACGTGGAAGAAACCGGCCGGGTACTTCGCCGGCTGGGCCTGGGCGTTGAACGCGCCGTGGTCGCCGAGCACGTTCACCCGGAGCGCGAGGATCTTGCCGTCGCGGGTCGCCGCGATCTCCCCGCGCATGTGGTAGTCGCGGGCGAAGGAGGTGCTCATGAGGTTCTCCGAGCGGTCCTCCATCCACTTCACCGGCTTGCCGGTGACGATCGACCCGACGATCGCCAACACGTACCCGGGGTAGATGCCCACCTTGTTCCCGAAACCGCCGCCGATGTCGGGGGCGATCACGCGGATCTTGTGCTCGGGCAGGCCCGCCACCATCGCATAAAGCGTGCGGTGGGCGTGCGGCGCCTGGGTGGTGCTCCACAGGGTGAGCTTCCCGTCGACCTTGTCGAAGTGGGCCACCGCCCCGCAGGTCTCCAACGGCGCGGGGTGCACCCGCGGGTACAGCATGTCCTGGGTGACCACCACGTCGGCCTTGGCGAAGACCGCGTCGGTGGCCTCCTTGTCGCCGGCCTCCCAGTCGAAGATGTGGTTGTCGGTCTTGCCTTCCAGGTCGTCCCGGATGACCGGCGCGTCGGGGTCCAGCGCGCGCCGGGGGTCGACGACCGCCGGCAACGGCTCGTACTCGACATCGATCAGCTCCAGGGCGTCCCGAGCCGAGTAGTGGTCCTCGGCGACGACGAAGGCCACCTCCTGACCCTGGAACCGCACCTTGTCGGTGGCCAGCACGGCCTGGGTGTCCAGCGACAGGGTCGGCATCCAGGCCAGGTTCATGCTCTCCAGGGTCTTGCCGGTGATCACGGCCTTCACCTTGGGGTGGGCCTCAGCGGCCGAGGTGTCGATCGACACGATGCGGGCGTGCGCGAACGGGCTGCGCAGGATGGCGCCGTGCAGCATGCCCGGCAGCTTCACGTCGTCGACGTACGTACCCTTGCCCCGGACGAAGCGCTGGTCCTCCTTGCGCTTCAGCGAGCCAAAGCCGATCGGTCGTTCTTCCTTGACGGCGGTCACGGTCAGCTCCCTACGGTCTTGGCGGTCGAGTGCTCCGCGGCCCACTGAATGGCCCTAACGATGTTCAGGTAGCCGGTGCACCGGCACAGCTGGCCGGAGATCGCCTCGCGGATCTCGGCCTCGGTCGGATTGGGATTCTCGTTGAGCAGCGCCCGGGCGGTCATCAGCATGCCCGGGGTGCAGAAGCCGCACTGCAGGCCGTGCTTCTCGATGAAGCCCTGCTGGACGGGGTCGAGGTTGCCGTCGACCTCCAGGCTTTCGACGGTACGCACCTCGTGCCCGGCAGCCATGGCGGCGAGAACCGTACAGCTCTTGACCGGCTTCCCGTCCAGAAGCACGGTGCAGGCGCCGCAGTTGCTGGTGTCACAGCCCCAGTGGGTGCCGGTGAGGCCCAGATCGTCGCGCAGGAAGCGCACCAGCAGGTGGCGCGGCTCGATCTCGCGAGTGTAGTCCTCGCCGTTGACGTTGATGGTGATCTGCATCCTCAAGCCTCCCTTCCTGCGGCGCGGGCCACGGCCCGCCGCAGCGCGCGCTTCGTAAGCTCACCGGCCAGATGCCGCTTGTACTCGGCACTGCCCCGGGTGTCGGTGATCGGCTCGCACACCTCGGACGCGATGCGACCAGCTTCGGCGAACAGTTCCTCGGAGGGCTCCTTGCCGCGCACCGCCTCCTCCACCTGGTGGGCGTGCAAGATACCCACCGCGGCATACCCGAAGCCGGCGTCGGCGATCCGCCCGTTGTTCAGCGAGACGGCCGCCCCCACGGCGGCGATCGCCCAGTCCCCCGCCTTGCGCTCGACCTTCTCGTAGGCGCTCCCGGCGTTCTGCCAGACCGGGATGCGAACCTCAACAAGCATCTCACCCGGGCCGACTGCGGTCTCGTACGGGCCCAGGTGGAACTCATCCATCGACACGACACGGGAGCCGTCCGCACCCCGGATCACGGCCTGGGCCTTCACGGCGGCGCACACCGCGGAGAGGTCCTCGGACGGGTCAGCCTGGCACAGCGAGCCACCGATCGTGCCCCGGTTGCGGACCAGCGGGTCAGCGATCACTCGCTCGGCGTCGTGGAAGATCGGGAAAAATCGCCCGATGAGCTCCGACTCGAGCAGGGTGCGGTGTCGGGTGAGCGCGCCGATACGCAGCTCAGAACCTTCCTGGCGCACGTAGTCGAGCTCGTGAAGATCGTTGATGTCGATGACGACCTCCGGCCGGGCGAGCCGGAGCTTCATCATTGGCAGGAGGCTGTGGCCTCCGGCGATGATACGCGCCTCGTCGCCGAAGCGCTGGAGCAGCGCAAGCGTCTCATCGACGCTCTTCGCTCGTTGGTACTCAAACGGCGCCGGTACCTGCACGGCACTCTCCTTCCCGTCGCGGTCCGAACCCCGTA is a window from the Carbonactinospora thermoautotrophica genome containing:
- a CDS encoding FAD binding domain-containing protein — translated: MQVPAPFEYQRAKSVDETLALLQRFGDEARIIAGGHSLLPMMKLRLARPEVVIDINDLHELDYVRQEGSELRIGALTRHRTLLESELIGRFFPIFHDAERVIADPLVRNRGTIGGSLCQADPSEDLSAVCAAVKAQAVIRGADGSRVVSMDEFHLGPYETAVGPGEMLVEVRIPVWQNAGSAYEKVERKAGDWAIAAVGAAVSLNNGRIADAGFGYAAVGILHAHQVEEAVRGKEPSEELFAEAGRIASEVCEPITDTRGSAEYKRHLAGELTKRALRRAVARAAGREA
- a CDS encoding aerobic carbon-monoxide dehydrogenase large subunit, with protein sequence MTAVKEERPIGFGSLKRKEDQRFVRGKGTYVDDVKLPGMLHGAILRSPFAHARIVSIDTSAAEAHPKVKAVITGKTLESMNLAWMPTLSLDTQAVLATDKVRFQGQEVAFVVAEDHYSARDALELIDVEYEPLPAVVDPRRALDPDAPVIRDDLEGKTDNHIFDWEAGDKEATDAVFAKADVVVTQDMLYPRVHPAPLETCGAVAHFDKVDGKLTLWSTTQAPHAHRTLYAMVAGLPEHKIRVIAPDIGGGFGNKVGIYPGYVLAIVGSIVTGKPVKWMEDRSENLMSTSFARDYHMRGEIAATRDGKILALRVNVLGDHGAFNAQAQPAKYPAGFFHVFTGSYDLEAAHCKVTGVYTNKAPGGVAYACSFRVTEAVYLVERMVDCLADELNMDPAELRMKNLLRPEQFPYQAKTGWVYDSGDYPTCLRKAMDIAGYEELRKEQAERRARGELMGIGISFFTEAVGAGPRKHMDILGLGMADGCELRVHPTGKAVLRLSVQTQGQGHETTFAQIVAEELGIPPEDIDVIHGDTDQTPFGLGTYGSRSMPVSGAAAAVVSRKVRDKARLIASAMLEVSPEDLEWEKGRWFVKGDPEKGKTIQEIALAAHGDLELPEGVEGHLEAQTVYNPPNLTYPYGAYICVVDVDPGTGHVKVRRFIAVDDCGTRINPMIIEGQVHGGLADGVGMALMEFIGFDEEGNCLGGSFMDYLLPTALECPSWELGYTVTPSPHHPLGAKGVGESATVGSPAAVVNAVMDAIGVRHVDMPLTPSRVWTAMKYGSVEPPQ
- a CDS encoding (2Fe-2S)-binding protein, with translation MQITINVNGEDYTREIEPRHLLVRFLRDDLGLTGTHWGCDTSNCGACTVLLDGKPVKSCTVLAAMAAGHEVRTVESLEVDGNLDPVQQGFIEKHGLQCGFCTPGMLMTARALLNENPNPTEAEIREAISGQLCRCTGYLNIVRAIQWAAEHSTAKTVGS